The following proteins come from a genomic window of Candidatus Cloacimonadota bacterium:
- a CDS encoding DNA topoisomerase IV subunit A has product IAIIRESDEPKAALIARFNLSERQADDILDIRLRQLARLEAIKIEQELSELRTEQGKLEEILANPNSLRRLMVKEIEQDAKQFADERRTLIQTEKKAVLEVKIVDEPVTVVVSSKGWVRARTGHGHDAASFAFKAGDDLYGTFECRTVDTLLAFGSQGRVYSVPVAMLPGARGDGQPVTTLIELESGTQLLHYFAGSSNAVLLLSSSAGYGFLATVESMTSRLKAGKAFVTCNEGEQICRPSQASASNVNSNGFALTASNAASNEQTNQSGRTWLAATHVACASTGGRILTFEIKDLKTMTNGGRGLMLIDLDAKDTLAGAAAYTRSINITGIGRGGKERSENLEIRSLNNARAARARKGKAADLGFKPMDVLRVE; this is encoded by the coding sequence ATTGCCATCATTCGAGAGTCGGATGAACCCAAAGCCGCACTGATTGCACGATTCAATTTGTCTGAACGTCAAGCTGACGACATATTGGATATTCGCTTGCGCCAATTGGCGCGATTAGAAGCCATCAAAATTGAACAAGAACTCAGCGAGCTTCGAACTGAGCAAGGTAAGTTGGAAGAAATTTTGGCCAACCCCAACAGTTTGCGCCGCTTGATGGTGAAGGAAATTGAGCAAGATGCCAAGCAGTTTGCCGATGAGCGTCGTACCTTGATACAAACCGAAAAGAAAGCGGTTTTGGAAGTCAAAATTGTGGACGAACCCGTGACGGTGGTGGTCAGTAGCAAAGGCTGGGTGCGTGCCAGAACTGGTCATGGACATGACGCCGCGAGTTTTGCATTCAAAGCAGGCGATGATTTGTATGGCACGTTTGAATGCCGCACGGTCGACACATTGCTGGCCTTTGGCAGTCAAGGACGTGTGTACTCAGTGCCTGTTGCGATGTTGCCTGGTGCGCGTGGCGATGGTCAACCAGTGACCACTTTGATTGAGCTTGAATCGGGTACTCAACTGCTTCATTATTTTGCAGGCTCCAGCAATGCGGTGCTGCTGTTGTCCAGCTCAGCCGGTTACGGCTTTTTGGCCACGGTTGAGAGCATGACATCGCGCCTCAAAGCCGGTAAAGCGTTTGTCACTTGCAATGAGGGAGAACAAATTTGCCGTCCATCGCAAGCATCCGCCAGCAATGTGAATAGCAATGGTTTTGCTTTAACTGCTTCTAACGCGGCATCCAATGAGCAAACCAATCAAAGCGGTCGTACTTGGCTTGCTGCAACGCATGTGGCTTGCGCTTCCACAGGCGGGAGAATCTTGACGTTTGAAATCAAAGATTTAAAAACCATGACCAATGGTGGCCGTGGGCTGATGTTGATTGACTTGGACGCAAAAGACACTTTGGCAGGTGCAGCTGCTTACACGCGCAGCATCAACATCACAGGTATAGGACGTGGTGGCAAAGAGCGTTCTGAAAACCTAGAGATACGCAGCCTGAATAATGCGCGCGCCGCGCGTGCGCGCAAGGGCAAGGCTGCTGACTTGGGTTTCAAGCCTATGGACGTGCTTCGGGTCGAGTAA